The Agromyces sp. LHK192 genome includes a window with the following:
- a CDS encoding 2-keto-4-pentenoate hydratase — MSAATTTEGGRIDADRTAADRGAADRTAAIRAAHDRLESAVRTRIACAPVRDLIGEIDADAAYDVQTLGVVARLAEGRRVAGRKIGLTSAAVQAQFGVHSPDYGVLFDDMVVADREPIALDGLMQPRVEAEVAFVLGRDLDAPAASVADVIRATEFVLPAIEVVDSRIAGWDIRITDTIADNASSGAVVLGTVPRRLDGLDLAAVGMRLDVDGEPVSTGSGAACLGSPVVAVAWLARAVARHGRPLRAGEIVLSGALGPMVAALPGVFRARLDGLGEVHADFAATAGGAGTTTGAAA, encoded by the coding sequence GTGAGCGCGGCGACGACCACCGAGGGCGGCCGCATCGACGCCGACCGCACGGCCGCGGACCGCGGTGCCGCAGATCGCACGGCCGCGATCCGCGCCGCGCACGACCGCCTCGAGTCCGCGGTGCGCACGCGGATCGCGTGCGCACCGGTGCGCGACCTCATCGGCGAGATCGATGCGGATGCCGCGTACGACGTGCAGACGCTCGGCGTCGTCGCCCGCCTTGCCGAGGGCCGCCGGGTCGCCGGGCGCAAGATCGGGCTGACCTCGGCCGCGGTGCAGGCGCAGTTCGGCGTGCACTCCCCCGACTACGGCGTGCTGTTCGACGACATGGTCGTCGCCGACCGCGAGCCGATCGCCCTCGACGGCCTCATGCAGCCCCGCGTCGAGGCGGAGGTCGCGTTCGTGCTCGGCCGCGACCTCGACGCGCCCGCGGCGAGCGTCGCCGACGTGATCCGTGCGACCGAGTTCGTGCTGCCGGCGATCGAGGTCGTGGACTCGAGGATCGCCGGGTGGGACATCCGCATCACCGACACGATCGCCGACAACGCGTCGAGCGGCGCGGTCGTGCTCGGCACCGTGCCGCGCCGGCTCGACGGCCTCGACCTCGCCGCGGTCGGCATGCGCCTGGACGTCGATGGCGAACCGGTGTCCACCGGGTCGGGCGCGGCCTGCCTCGGCAGCCCGGTCGTCGCCGTCGCCTGGCTGGCCCGAGCGGTCGCCCGGCACGGTCGCCCGCTCCGGGCCGGGGAGATCGTGCTCTCCGGAGCCCTCGGACCGATGGTCGCGGCACTCCCCGGGGTGTTCCGCGCACGACTCGACGGCCTCGGCGAGGTGCACGCCGACTTCGCAGCCACCGCCGGCGGAGCCGGCACCACGACGGGAGCCGCCGCATGA
- a CDS encoding 2-hydroxymuconic semialdehyde dehydrogenase — MSSLTTPASTPAPASPQAAAATSSTRGTARQIRGFVGGAFLDGIRAFDKIDPVDGSLVGQVHEAGPHEVDLAVAAARTAADGPWGRMTTGERAAILRRVADVIDRRFDELVAAEVRDTGKPETLARDLDVARAAANFRAAADTVSTAGLDSFLTELPDGRRALNYAVRKPLGVVAVIVPWNLPLLLLTWKLAPALAAGNSVVVKPSEQTPSSATMLAEILAEAGVPDGVVNVVHGFGAGSTGELLTSHPGIDAVTFTGESSTGSAIMRAVAPRVRPVSFELGGKNAAVVFADADLDAAIAGLARSTYLNTGQVCLCTERIYVERSVFDDVAAGLTEQARRLRLGRPEDPATTTGPLISHEHREKVRAYLDLAVAEGATVLAGGGVPDLGDDLAGGSWIEPTLWTGLDQTHRTVREEVFGPVAALIPFDTEAEAVALANDTDYGLAAVTWTRDLSKGHRVAQRMRVGMSWVNTWYLRDLRSPFGGVGLSGIGREGGRHSLDFYTEPTNVCVQL, encoded by the coding sequence ATGTCATCCCTCACGACGCCGGCATCGACGCCGGCGCCCGCCTCGCCCCAGGCGGCTGCCGCGACGTCCTCGACCCGCGGGACCGCGCGGCAGATCCGCGGCTTCGTCGGCGGCGCGTTCCTCGACGGCATCCGAGCGTTCGACAAGATCGACCCGGTCGACGGCTCGCTCGTCGGCCAGGTGCACGAGGCGGGGCCGCACGAGGTCGACCTCGCGGTCGCCGCGGCGCGGACCGCGGCGGACGGACCGTGGGGTCGCATGACGACCGGCGAACGGGCCGCGATCCTGCGCCGCGTCGCCGACGTCATCGACCGCCGGTTCGACGAGCTCGTCGCCGCCGAGGTGCGCGACACCGGCAAGCCCGAGACGCTCGCCCGCGACCTCGACGTCGCCCGTGCCGCAGCGAACTTCCGCGCCGCCGCCGACACCGTGTCGACCGCCGGCCTCGACTCGTTCCTCACCGAACTGCCCGACGGGCGGCGCGCCCTCAACTACGCGGTCCGCAAGCCCCTCGGCGTCGTCGCCGTCATCGTCCCGTGGAACCTGCCGCTGCTGCTGCTCACGTGGAAGCTGGCGCCCGCGCTCGCCGCAGGCAACAGCGTCGTCGTCAAGCCCTCCGAGCAGACGCCGTCCTCGGCGACGATGCTCGCCGAGATCCTCGCCGAGGCGGGAGTCCCCGACGGCGTCGTCAACGTCGTGCACGGCTTCGGCGCGGGCTCCACCGGCGAGCTGCTGACGAGCCATCCGGGCATCGACGCCGTGACCTTCACCGGCGAGTCGTCCACCGGCTCGGCGATCATGCGCGCGGTCGCCCCGCGGGTCCGACCGGTGTCGTTCGAGCTCGGCGGCAAGAACGCCGCCGTGGTCTTCGCCGACGCCGACCTCGACGCCGCGATCGCGGGCCTCGCCCGGTCGACGTACCTCAACACCGGGCAGGTGTGCCTGTGCACCGAGCGGATCTACGTCGAGCGATCGGTGTTCGACGACGTCGCCGCAGGCCTCACCGAGCAGGCGCGCCGGCTCCGACTCGGCCGCCCCGAGGACCCGGCGACGACGACCGGACCCCTCATCTCGCACGAGCACCGCGAGAAGGTGCGCGCCTACCTCGACCTCGCGGTCGCCGAGGGCGCCACGGTGCTCGCCGGCGGCGGCGTCCCCGACCTCGGCGACGACCTCGCCGGCGGATCGTGGATCGAGCCGACGCTGTGGACCGGGCTCGACCAGACGCACCGCACGGTGCGCGAGGAGGTCTTCGGACCCGTCGCCGCGCTCATCCCGTTCGACACCGAGGCCGAGGCCGTCGCACTCGCCAACGACACCGACTACGGCCTCGCCGCCGTCACCTGGACCCGAGACCTCTCGAAGGGGCACCGCGTCGCCCAGCGCATGCGGGTCGGCATGTCGTGGGTCAACACCTGGTACCTGCGCGACCTCCGCAGCCCCTTCGGCGGAGTCGGGCTCTCGGGCATCGGGCGCGAGGGCGGCCGCCACTCGCTCGACTTCTACACCGAGCCGACGAACGTGTGCGTGCAGCTGTGA
- a CDS encoding LysR substrate-binding domain-containing protein has translation MSSERLLDGRLKVRHLVLVTAIADEGTLVRAAESLHITQPVVTRALREVEDLLGVPLFERRPRGVVPTRYGQSFIDRARSVLAELRAADEEMRLMQTGQLGTVTVGTHLAGSNLLLPRAIAALKAEHPRLTVVVRESTPDMLQQLLLAGDLDLTVGRLSPTVPVRLEQERLHHEPIRLVAREGHPVHDGHRAPALADLIAYPWIFPVAQTALRAELEAVFFHEGLPLPADRVECTSMLTLRNLLVSTDVIAALPMFIAVDDRDLRILATPLSSIRRAVGVTMPKDRTPSAAAAALLGHLREEGARLAEFEREFTAREPRTIG, from the coding sequence ATGTCCTCCGAACGCCTGCTCGACGGCCGCCTGAAGGTGCGCCACCTCGTCCTCGTCACCGCCATCGCCGACGAGGGCACGCTCGTCCGCGCCGCGGAATCGCTCCACATCACCCAGCCCGTCGTCACCCGCGCCCTCCGGGAGGTCGAGGACCTCTTGGGCGTGCCGCTCTTCGAGCGTCGTCCCCGCGGGGTCGTGCCGACCCGCTACGGCCAGTCGTTCATCGACCGTGCCCGCTCGGTGCTCGCCGAGCTGCGCGCCGCCGACGAGGAGATGCGCCTGATGCAGACCGGTCAGCTCGGCACGGTCACGGTCGGCACGCATCTCGCGGGCTCCAACCTGCTGCTGCCCCGGGCGATCGCCGCGCTCAAGGCCGAGCATCCGCGACTGACCGTGGTCGTCCGCGAGAGCACCCCCGACATGCTGCAGCAACTGCTGCTCGCCGGCGACCTCGACCTCACCGTCGGACGCCTCTCGCCGACCGTGCCGGTCCGGCTCGAGCAGGAGCGCCTGCACCACGAACCGATCCGCCTGGTCGCGAGGGAGGGGCATCCGGTGCACGACGGCCACCGTGCACCCGCGTTGGCCGACCTGATCGCCTACCCGTGGATCTTCCCGGTCGCCCAGACCGCGCTCCGGGCCGAACTCGAGGCGGTCTTCTTCCACGAGGGCCTGCCCCTGCCCGCCGACCGGGTCGAGTGCACGTCGATGCTGACGCTGCGCAACCTCCTGGTGTCGACGGACGTGATCGCCGCGCTGCCGATGTTCATCGCGGTCGACGACCGCGACCTGCGCATCCTCGCGACGCCGCTGAGTTCGATCCGGCGCGCGGTGGGGGTGACCATGCCGAAGGATCGCACGCCGTCGGCGGCCGCCGCCGCGCTGCTCGGGCACCTGCGCGAGGAGGGTGCGCGGCTGGCGGAGTT